The sequence GGCAACGAATCGCTTCTTCCCTCTAGCTCTTTTAGGGTTTTGCAGCGCCTTTAAAAGATATAGAGAGGTTATCACGGAGTGTTCGACCTTGATAGACGAGTTCTTTGACACGATATCGCTAAAGCAGCATGAGGTCTTTTTCAAATGGTGTGTTATTGCAAAGCAAAACCCCAACCCCAACCCATTCCTTCATATGAAAATGACCGCCAAACCCCTCCTTTTGTGGAAGAGCGCCTCATGCTAGAGATTCTGATGATTGAGGACGACCTAGAGCTGGCATCCATCCTGAGCGAATACCTCAAGGAACACGACATGAACGTGACCAGCTTTGACGAACCCTACACGGGTATGAGTGCCATTGGCACCAAGCATTTCGACCTCCTTCTTTTAGATTTGACACTCCCCAACCTTGATGGACTTGAGGTTTGCAAAAGGGTAGCCAAGCAGAAGAAAATCCCTATCATCATCTCCTCAGCAAGAAGCGATATCAACGACAAAGTCAATGGATTAGAGTATGGCGCGGATGATTATATCCCCAAGCCCTATGATCCCAAAGAACTCGTAGCCCGCATCCATAGCGTGCTACGCAGATACACCCCAGACAAAGAGACCAATCCTTCTTCAGAAAAATCCTCATCGCGCTCCCCCTTCCGACTGGAAGGGGAGAGCCGCGAAATCTATTTCAAAGAAGCGCTCTTGGATTTAACCCGAGGAGAGTACGAAATCTTGTCCTATCTCATCCAAAAAAAGGGTGCCGTGGTCTCACGAGAAGAGATCGCTATCCACTCCCCCTCTATCAATCCTGATAGCTCCAACAAAAGCATCGATGTGATCATCGGGCGCCTTCGAGCCAAAATCGAAGACAACCCAAAAAATCCTACCTATATTCTCTCCGTGCGTGGCGTAGGCTACAAACTCGACCATGACTAAAAACTCCATTATCGTCAAAATCACGATTCTCTTTGCTGTGGCACTCCTTAGCCTTAGCGCTTTCTCCTTCTACTTCATCAAAATGCAAATCGACAAAGAGAGCTCCGAATCTCAACGCAAATATGGCCAATTCATCGCCACCATCAACCAAATCATGCGTTATGGGGGGAATGTTGAGCTAATCGAAAAGTATCTCGCGGAGCTAGAGTTTCATATCGTCAATGACGACCAGATCAAAGAGAATCTCTCCAAGCAAATCGATCCTCACTTCAAAGGAGTGATCGCCAAGATCGTTCGCGACAACGAATCAATCTATCTCCTCCTGCAGACTCCAGAGCGCGTTACGCTCTATCGCGATTCCTTTAAAACGGTCTTTAAAAACTACTACCTGCTCACTTTTATCGCCTTTTTTATTGTCGTCTTTCTCTATGTGCTCGTCATCAAGAGCCTCCTGCCGCTCAAAAGCCTAAGGAAAGAGATTCGTAAATTTGCCGAAGGGCGCACCGATATTCACTGCGCCTTGGAGCAAAACGATGAGATTGGTGAGCTTGCTAATGAGTTTGACAACGCTGTCAAAAAGATTGCTGCTCTCAATGAATCGCGTCACCTCTTTTTGCGCACCATCATGCACGAGCTCAAAACTCCCCTCACCAAGGGAAGAATTGTCGCTGAAATGATCGACAGCCCCAAGCAAAAAGAGCGCCTCTGTTCGGTCTTTCATCGCCTCAATGGACTAATTGATGAGTTTGCCAAAATCGAAGAGATGAGCTCCAAAAACTATCAAGTCTCCAAAAACGAATATCGTCTTCATGCGATTTTGCACCATGTCCTCAAAAAACTGATGATCGAATCAGAGCAAGCCCCTACCCTTCTTGATCTTCCCGCCCAAGAGGTGATCGTGAAGGCTGACTTTGAGCTCCTCTCTTTGGCCATTAAAAATCTTTTGGACAACGCCCTCAAATACTCTCACGGAGGAAAGGTATTCCTGGAGGCAAGGGGCGATTCTTTGAATGTGAAAAACTTTGGCGCCCCCCTTCCCTACCCTATAGAAGAGTATTTCAAGCCCTTCTTTAAAGATGCCAAAAACCCTCATAGCCAAGGGCTAGGGTTAGGGCTATACATCGCCAAAAGCACGCTTGAAGCCCAAGGCCTCCCCCTGCTCTATCAATACGAAGAGGGTGTGCATCAATTCACCCTTAAGGGCGTTGTGGTTGAGAAGTGAGGCTTTTCTCTCCTCCCTCCCGCCTCCAATCGAGTCCCAAGCTAGAGAGCTTTTAGAGTTTTTCAAGCCCCATGGTGCCAAGGTTTATGCCGTGGGGGGCTCGGTGCGCGACTTTCACCTAAGACGCCCCCTCAAAGATCTTGACTTAGAGATCCACCAAATCACCCCTGCTCTTTTTGAAAGCTTGATGGAGCGTCTTGGCGCCAAAGGCGTAGGAAAGAGTTTTTTTGTCTATAAGTGGCAGGAGATCGACCTCTCCCTCCCAAGGCTTGAGACCAAAACCGCTCTAGGGCATAGAGGCTTTGAAGTGAAGCTAGCCAGCTCCCCCAAAGAGGCAGCCAAGAGGCGTGATTTCACCATCAATGCGCTGATGCTAGAGCTTGAAAGCGGGGAGCTTTTCGATTTTTTTGGCGGGATGGATGACCTAAAGAGGCGACGCCTCCATATCATCTCTCCTCAAACTTTTCAAGAAGATAGCCTAAGGGTGCTTCGCGCGGCTCGCTTTGCCTCTGAGCTTGGCTTTAGAATCGCCCCCGAAGATATTCCGCTCATGCGCTCCATTGAGGTTGATGACCTAAGCAAGGAGCGAATCTATCATGAGACCAAGCGCCTCTTGGAAGGGGCTCATCTGCCCAGAGGGGTTCAGGCGCTTCAACTCTTAGCGCTAGATCAAAAGATCTTTCACCATCCCCTCACTCCAGCACTTTTTCATCAATTCCTTAAACTCCAAAGGCGATTCCGTCCTCGCACCCTAACGCATGAATACGCCTTCTTGCTACCCCTCTACCTCCTTTGGATAATTCGATTCGCCCCCCTGGCTCATCTCCTTGAATCACTCTCTGCCATGCCTAAAAAAGAGCAACGATTCCTCCAAAAACAGAGGCGATTCCCTAAAATCATCCGCGATTCGTTTCTTGTGCGGCTCTCACTTCTCTATCCGCTCAAAGAGTGGCTGGCTCTCCACGACCCCACTCTTCTTCAAAGAGCCAAAAATTTAGGAATCTTTGACCAAAGCTTCATCCCAAGCACCACCCCTTCCAAGCTTCTTAAGGAGGGCTACCAGGGGAAATCCCTAGGAAAAGAGTGGCAAAGACGCGCCAAAGAGGAGATTTTAACTCTATTTAACTAAGCGTCTCTTATGATTGAATGTTTGTATTCATTCCTTCAAAAACAAAAGGTAAAAAGGTCATGGAGATAGAGCTTACGCGGCGTGGTAGCGATGTTTTGGCTGAAATTTCTGGGGTTATCAAAGGCAATGTTGATTCGGAGAAATTCAAAAAGGCAATCGATGAGTGTGGTGAAATCACTCGCCTAGAGATCATCATCAAAGAATCGTTCTCTATCACCTCCACCATTATCGGCTACCTCAACAAAAAAAGTGCCATTAAAAAGGTCCGCGTCCTTTTAAGCATCAGAGACAAGCGTCTCTACGATCTGCTGGATGAACTCAATCTGCTTGAATCCTTCAACGTTACCCTGATTCAATAAAAAGGTTTTTTATGTTCAAAAGATTGCGCCGAGTGCGCCTCAACCCTACCCTAAGAGAGTTGGTCCAAGAGCACCATCTTCGCCCTAGCGACTTCATCTATCCCCTCTTTATCCGCCATGGTGAAGGAATCAAAAATGAAGTCGCCTCCATGCCGGGCGTCTATCAAATGAGCCTTGATGTGGCGCTCCAAGAGTGCGAAGAGCTCCTAGCGCTAGGACTCTCTAGTATCATCCTTTTTGGAATCCCAGAAACCAAAGACAGCATCGGAAGCGAGGCGCTTTGCGAACATGGCATCATGGCCCAATCCCTTCGAGCGATCAAAGAGCGCTTTCCCAAGATGTTCGTGAGTGTCGATCTCTGTTTTTGCGAATACACCGACCACGGCCACTGCGGTATTATCGATCCCAAAACCCAAAGCGTGGACAATGATGCCACCCTAGAGATTCTCGCCGAGCAGGCCTTGATTTTGGCTCAAGCTGGAGCGGACATGATCGCCCCTAGCGGCATGATGGATGGGATGATCACAACCCTAAGAAGCGCGCTGGATAAGGCAGGATTTGTCAATCTCCCCCTCATGAGCTACTCGACCAAATTTGCCAGCGCCTACTATGGACCTTTCAGGGATGTAGCCCAGTCCGCCCCCAGCTTTGGCGATCGCCGCACCTATCAGCAAAACCCTGCCAATCGACGCGAAGCGATTCTGGAGAGCTTGAGGGATGAAGAGGAGGGGGCTGATATTCTCATGGTCAAACCCGCGCTTGCCTATCTTGATATCATCCGAGATGTGCGCGAGCGCACTCTTTTGCCACTCGCTGTCTATAATGTAAGTGGCGAGTACGCGATGCTCAAAGCTGCCCAAAAAGCAGGAATCATCGACTATGAACGCGTCATGATGGAGACGCTTCTTAGCTTCAAGCGCGCTGGAGCGGATATCATCATCACCTATCACGCCAAAGAGGCCGCCAAGCTTCTCTCAATCTAATTTCAAGGAGTTTCTATGATGACGAAACGGTTTTTCACGGCTCTTTGTGTCGGTGCTCTTCTCTTTGCTTCTCTTCAAGGTTGTGCCTCCAAAAGCGGCCAGGAGAGCACCGGAGAGTATCTTGATAGCACCGTGATCAGCGGTAAAGTGCGTGCCAATATCCTAGCTGATAAAGAGGTGAGCATCTTCAAGATCGACGTCACCACCTACAAAGGTGTGGTGCAGCTCAGTGGATTTGTCAAAACCACCAAAGAGAAAACCCGTGCCGAAGCGATTGCCAAAGAGGTCGAAGGCGTGAAAAAGGTGATCAATAATATCGTCGTAAAGGCGGACTAGTCCTCTTTTACGCTTTCTGCAGCCAAAGCCGCACCCCAAGATAGATAAAAAGTGCTCCAATGATTTTATAAAACCACGCCATGATAAGAGCATGGCGTTGGAGCTTGTGCGTGAATGTCGTGGCACTCCATGCAAGAAAAATGCTCCAAAGCACTCCATTAAAGGTGAACACAGCTCCCAAAAAAAGCATACTAAGCACTTTATGTGACCCCTGCGCATCGACAAACTGAGGCAAAAAGGCGAGAAAAAAGAGTGCAACTTTGGGATTAAGAACATTAGTCAAAAACCCTTGCCAAAAAATTACCCTCAAGGAGCGTGTCGCGCTCTTCTCCACCAGGGAGGGAGTTGAGCGAAGAAGAATCAATTTCACCCCAAGATAGACAAGGTAGAGCGCTCCTATCGTCTTCACGACCATAAAAGTTGTAGCTGATGCCATCAAAATTGCCGACAACCCCACAGTCGCCGCCATGACATGGACGAGACACCCCATGCCAATCCCCAACGAAGCGATGAAGCCGCCCTTAAATCCTCGCGCCAATGAGCTAGATAACACATAAAGGGTATCCACGCCCGGCGTGAGGTTGAGCAATAGCCCCGACAAGACAAAGAGCCAAAAATCGTGAATATCCAACATGCTTCACCCTCTCACTCTTGAATGTGTAAAAAACCTCGCTCATAGAGCCGAAGGAGGGCGATAAAAAAGGCTGTGATCGTCGGCCCTAGCACCATCCCCCAGAATCCAAAGGTCGTAAGTCCCGCAAAAATCGCAAAGAAAATCACTAGTTCGTTAATCTGAACGGGATTCTTCAGAATCACACGATTGATCAATCCAATGAGTAGCGGCTTAATCACATTGTCCGCCACTGTAGCAATCACGATCATCGAGTAGAGTGCGATGAGGAGCGAGTTGCCCGTATTGCCCAGATAATACTCATACGAGGCAAGCGGCAGCCAGACCAAAAGCCCCCCGACCACAGGAACAAGCGAAGCCACACCATAGAGCACCCCAAAAAGAAAACCGTTATAGCCCAAAAAGGCGATCATCACCGCAAAAAGAAAGCCCTGGAGAATCACTGAAGCGAGCGAAGAGTAAAAGACCACACCAAGCACCCCCGCTACCTCGCCAAAGAGCTGATGACTCTCGCGACGACTAAAAGGAATGAGTCGTAAGGCATAGTCATAAAACGCCCGCCCATAGTAGAAAAAGAGAAAAAGAAAAATGGTCACAAAAACCGTGTCCGTGACAAAAGAGAGGCTCTTCTTCCCTAGCGCTCCACTCCAAGCGAGTGCGTGTTGCAAAATCGCGCTGGCATTGATTTTGTCAAGATTCTCCATGAGCTTCTCTTGGGCAAAAGGAAATAGCGCCATCCACTTAAACATCTGTGCTTTGGAGCTCTCAACAAACCCCCTAAAGCTATCGGGGTCAATCTTTGAGAGGGTGTCTGCCAACACCGCTGCCACATAAAAAAGCGGCACAAAAAGGAGTGAAAGCAGCAAAACCACCACCAAAAGCGAGGCGAGCCAAGAGAGCTTCACCCGCTTCTCGATTCTCTCTTTAAGGCTCGTGGTCGCAATACACAAAAGCCCTGCCACCAACATATCCATCAAAAAAGGCTTGAAAAGATAGAGCATCCAATAGAGACTAAAGACAAAAAGGATCCAAAAAAAATGTATCGGGCGCACTTTAGAGCCTCCTAAAAAAGTGTCGCATTGGGCTCAAAGGGGAGCGAAAAGAGCTCATAAGTCTGGCGGGTCGCCACCCTCCCCCTTGCAGTGCGCTCTAGATAGCCGTGTGCTAAGAGATAGGGCTCCACCACATCCTCGATCGTCCCTTCATCTTCACTCATCGCCGCTGCAATCGTGCCAAGCCCCACAGGCCTGCCTTTGCTCTGCACCAAAATCCTCAAATAGCGCAAATCCAAATCATCAAAGCCATGGTCATTCACTCCAAGCTCATGAAGCGCGTAGCGTGCCTGCTCGATTTTGATCTCCTCCTCATTAGCAACCTCGGCAAAATCCCTCACCCGCCGAAGTAGTCGAAGTGCAACCCTTGGCGTGCCCCTAGAGCGTCTAGCGATCTCTTTGGCACTCTCTAAAAGACACCGTTTTTTGAGCTTGATTGAAGCAAGCGTGATGATTTGAGAGAGCTCTTCAATGTTGTAAAACTGCATCCAAAAGTTCATCCCAAAACGCTCTCTAAGCGGCTTGCTGATCATCCCTGCCCTCGTGGTCGCTCCAATAAGCGTGAATCTTGGCAGATCAATCTTCACCGTCTGTGCCGCTGGTCCTGAGCCGATGATAATATCCAGCCGAAAATCCTCCATCGCAGGGTAGAGAATCTCCTCAATCGAAGCCGAGAGGCGATGAATCTCATCGATAAAAAGAATATCTCCTTCGCTCAAATTGGTGAGAATCGCCGCCAAATCCCCCGCTTTTTCGATCATGGGCGCAGTGGTGACTTTGATATTCGCACCCATCTCGTGCGAAATAATATGAGCGAGCGTGGTCTTGCCAAGCCCCGGAGGACCAAAAAAGAGAATATGATCCAAGCCCTCCCCTCGCCGTTTGGCCGCCTCGATGAAGACGCCCAGATTACGCTTGATCTTCTCTTGCCCGATGTAATCATCCCAGCCGCTTGGACGGAGCGAAACCTCCTCGGCTTCCTCTAGCTCCATCTTCTCTATCTCGATGATACGCTCCATCAGTAGCTCTCAGCCTCCGAAGGGAATCGCCCCTCTCGCACATCTTTGGCGTACTCCCTCACCCCTTGACGGATAAGGCTCGCTCCCTCAAGATAACGGCGAACAAATTTAGGCGTGAATCCTTCAAAAAATCCCAGCATATCGCTCCACACCAGCACCTGACCGTCCACTTGCGATCCGCTCCCAATCCCGATGACGGGCACGCTCACGCTTCTAGCGACCTCTTGGGCGACCTCTGCCTTCACCCCTTCAAGCACGAGGGCAAAGACTCCTGATTCTTCTAGCGCTTTGGCGTCTCTTAGGAGAGATTGAGCTTCGCCCTCCTCTTTGCCTTTGACCTTGTATCCTCCCTCAGCACGCACAAATTGGGGCTTGAGCCCTATGTGCCCCATAACGGCGATTCCATTTTCACTCAAAAGCGCGATGGTTTCAGCCTTTTGAATTCCCCCTTCAAGCTTTACCGCGCTAGCACCACTCTCTTTATAGGCACGGATGGCGTTATGGAGGGCTTTTTCCTTGGTGTCGTAACTTCCAAAGGGCATATCAATCACGACAAGGGACTTTTCCGCCCCCCTACAAACAGCCTTGGTATGATAGATCATCTCATCCATTCCAATAGGGAGGGTGTCTTCCTCACCCCCAAAGCTCATCGCCAAACTATCTCCCACAAGCAAAATATCCACTTCACCATCAAAAAGCCTCGCAAAAAGCGCATCATAGGCAGTGATCATGGTGATTTTCTCTTGGTTTTTCTTCTTTTTAATCGAAGAGACGGTAATATTTTTCATCTTTCCGCATACCTCGCGCAACGCCCTTTTTGAGGGGCGGTTTTTGCCCCATTCTATCCAAGGTTTGCTTTGGAGTCCTTTGGAGTTTTATCTATGAAGAAGCTCGTCGCCTACATCACCGCCGC comes from Wolinella succinogenes DSM 1740 and encodes:
- the panB gene encoding 3-methyl-2-oxobutanoate hydroxymethyltransferase yields the protein MKNITVSSIKKKKNQEKITMITAYDALFARLFDGEVDILLVGDSLAMSFGGEEDTLPIGMDEMIYHTKAVCRGAEKSLVVIDMPFGSYDTKEKALHNAIRAYKESGASAVKLEGGIQKAETIALLSENGIAVMGHIGLKPQFVRAEGGYKVKGKEEGEAQSLLRDAKALEESGVFALVLEGVKAEVAQEVARSVSVPVIGIGSGSQVDGQVLVWSDMLGFFEGFTPKFVRRYLEGASLIRQGVREYAKDVREGRFPSEAESY
- the ruvB gene encoding Holliday junction branch migration DNA helicase RuvB; the encoded protein is MERIIEIEKMELEEAEEVSLRPSGWDDYIGQEKIKRNLGVFIEAAKRRGEGLDHILFFGPPGLGKTTLAHIISHEMGANIKVTTAPMIEKAGDLAAILTNLSEGDILFIDEIHRLSASIEEILYPAMEDFRLDIIIGSGPAAQTVKIDLPRFTLIGATTRAGMISKPLRERFGMNFWMQFYNIEELSQIITLASIKLKKRCLLESAKEIARRSRGTPRVALRLLRRVRDFAEVANEEEIKIEQARYALHELGVNDHGFDDLDLRYLRILVQSKGRPVGLGTIAAAMSEDEGTIEDVVEPYLLAHGYLERTARGRVATRQTYELFSLPFEPNATLF
- a CDS encoding AI-2E family transporter produces the protein MRPIHFFWILFVFSLYWMLYLFKPFLMDMLVAGLLCIATTSLKERIEKRVKLSWLASLLVVVLLLSLLFVPLFYVAAVLADTLSKIDPDSFRGFVESSKAQMFKWMALFPFAQEKLMENLDKINASAILQHALAWSGALGKKSLSFVTDTVFVTIFLFLFFYYGRAFYDYALRLIPFSRRESHQLFGEVAGVLGVVFYSSLASVILQGFLFAVMIAFLGYNGFLFGVLYGVASLVPVVGGLLVWLPLASYEYYLGNTGNSLLIALYSMIVIATVADNVIKPLLIGLINRVILKNPVQINELVIFFAIFAGLTTFGFWGMVLGPTITAFFIALLRLYERGFLHIQE
- a CDS encoding BON domain-containing protein, giving the protein MMTKRFFTALCVGALLFASLQGCASKSGQESTGEYLDSTVISGKVRANILADKEVSIFKIDVTTYKGVVQLSGFVKTTKEKTRAEAIAKEVEGVKKVINNIVVKAD
- a CDS encoding response regulator transcription factor — protein: MLEILMIEDDLELASILSEYLKEHDMNVTSFDEPYTGMSAIGTKHFDLLLLDLTLPNLDGLEVCKRVAKQKKIPIIISSARSDINDKVNGLEYGADDYIPKPYDPKELVARIHSVLRRYTPDKETNPSSEKSSSRSPFRLEGESREIYFKEALLDLTRGEYEILSYLIQKKGAVVSREEIAIHSPSINPDSSNKSIDVIIGRLRAKIEDNPKNPTYILSVRGVGYKLDHD
- a CDS encoding CCA tRNA nucleotidyltransferase, coding for MRSEAFLSSLPPPIESQARELLEFFKPHGAKVYAVGGSVRDFHLRRPLKDLDLEIHQITPALFESLMERLGAKGVGKSFFVYKWQEIDLSLPRLETKTALGHRGFEVKLASSPKEAAKRRDFTINALMLELESGELFDFFGGMDDLKRRRLHIISPQTFQEDSLRVLRAARFASELGFRIAPEDIPLMRSIEVDDLSKERIYHETKRLLEGAHLPRGVQALQLLALDQKIFHHPLTPALFHQFLKLQRRFRPRTLTHEYAFLLPLYLLWIIRFAPLAHLLESLSAMPKKEQRFLQKQRRFPKIIRDSFLVRLSLLYPLKEWLALHDPTLLQRAKNLGIFDQSFIPSTTPSKLLKEGYQGKSLGKEWQRRAKEEILTLFN
- a CDS encoding ArsS family sensor histidine kinase: MTKNSIIVKITILFAVALLSLSAFSFYFIKMQIDKESSESQRKYGQFIATINQIMRYGGNVELIEKYLAELEFHIVNDDQIKENLSKQIDPHFKGVIAKIVRDNESIYLLLQTPERVTLYRDSFKTVFKNYYLLTFIAFFIVVFLYVLVIKSLLPLKSLRKEIRKFAEGRTDIHCALEQNDEIGELANEFDNAVKKIAALNESRHLFLRTIMHELKTPLTKGRIVAEMIDSPKQKERLCSVFHRLNGLIDEFAKIEEMSSKNYQVSKNEYRLHAILHHVLKKLMIESEQAPTLLDLPAQEVIVKADFELLSLAIKNLLDNALKYSHGGKVFLEARGDSLNVKNFGAPLPYPIEEYFKPFFKDAKNPHSQGLGLGLYIAKSTLEAQGLPLLYQYEEGVHQFTLKGVVVEK
- the hemB gene encoding porphobilinogen synthase, translated to MFKRLRRVRLNPTLRELVQEHHLRPSDFIYPLFIRHGEGIKNEVASMPGVYQMSLDVALQECEELLALGLSSIILFGIPETKDSIGSEALCEHGIMAQSLRAIKERFPKMFVSVDLCFCEYTDHGHCGIIDPKTQSVDNDATLEILAEQALILAQAGADMIAPSGMMDGMITTLRSALDKAGFVNLPLMSYSTKFASAYYGPFRDVAQSAPSFGDRRTYQQNPANRREAILESLRDEEEGADILMVKPALAYLDIIRDVRERTLLPLAVYNVSGEYAMLKAAQKAGIIDYERVMMETLLSFKRAGADIIITYHAKEAAKLLSI
- a CDS encoding LysE family translocator, with protein sequence MLDIHDFWLFVLSGLLLNLTPGVDTLYVLSSSLARGFKGGFIASLGIGMGCLVHVMAATVGLSAILMASATTFMVVKTIGALYLVYLGVKLILLRSTPSLVEKSATRSLRVIFWQGFLTNVLNPKVALFFLAFLPQFVDAQGSHKVLSMLFLGAVFTFNGVLWSIFLAWSATTFTHKLQRHALIMAWFYKIIGALFIYLGVRLWLQKA